The proteins below are encoded in one region of Paenibacillus albus:
- a CDS encoding Na/Pi cotransporter family protein: MLNTILIPMTLGFILFLLGMRAMELALQRSVGNRLHVVLQRFTSTPLRGLLVGTATTAVLQSSTAVTVIAIGLVNAGLLTFPRTLGLILGTNIGTCLTTELIGLNLNRLGWPLLLLALGLWLTTVTFGELGAENWLGRGRNGLRRFIMPVRSLSVVLGGFALLLIGIGLMQSVAPAVQSTKFFHEFLARAEVSVLWGIAAGIVLTAMMHSSAAVIGIVMGLAQSGAMPLPIGIAIVLGANVGTCVTAVIAALGGTRAGRFVALAHVLLNVGGAALFAPFAAELGVAAAWLTSSPAGQIAHAQTLFNVLSSLLALPLCYLPRLRKLTPA; this comes from the coding sequence ATGCTCAATACCATCCTCATTCCGATGACACTCGGCTTTATTCTCTTCCTGCTCGGCATGCGGGCAATGGAGCTTGCGCTTCAGCGCTCCGTTGGCAACCGACTGCATGTTGTGCTGCAAAGGTTTACTTCAACGCCGCTTCGTGGCTTGCTTGTCGGGACAGCAACAACGGCTGTACTGCAGAGCAGCACAGCCGTTACCGTTATCGCAATTGGGCTCGTCAACGCCGGACTGCTTACATTCCCGCGTACGCTTGGCCTCATTCTTGGCACCAATATCGGCACTTGCTTGACGACCGAGCTCATCGGATTGAACTTAAACCGGCTTGGCTGGCCGCTTCTACTGCTTGCGCTTGGATTATGGCTTACGACCGTCACCTTTGGCGAACTTGGAGCCGAGAATTGGCTCGGCCGAGGTAGAAATGGACTTCGCCGCTTCATAATGCCAGTTCGCAGTCTAAGCGTCGTCCTCGGCGGCTTCGCCTTGCTGCTCATTGGCATCGGGCTCATGCAATCCGTCGCCCCTGCCGTGCAGTCGACGAAGTTCTTCCACGAGTTCCTCGCGCGAGCCGAGGTTAGCGTGCTGTGGGGGATCGCGGCGGGGATTGTGCTCACCGCCATGATGCACAGCAGCGCAGCCGTCATCGGCATCGTCATGGGCCTCGCCCAGTCCGGCGCGATGCCTCTTCCGATCGGAATCGCCATCGTGCTCGGCGCGAACGTCGGCACTTGCGTGACCGCCGTCATCGCGGCGCTCGGCGGGACTCGCGCCGGGCGGTTCGTCGCGCTGGCGCATGTGCTGCTCAACGTCGGCGGCGCCGCGCTGTTCGCTCCTTTCGCTGCCGAGCTCGGCGTGGCGGCGGCCTGGCTGACATCATCGCCAGCTGGGCAAATCGCCCACGCGCAGACGCTGTTCAACGTGCTCAGCTCACTGCTCGCGCTGCCGCTCTGTTATCTTCCGAGGTTGCGGAAGCTTACTCCGGCTTGA
- a CDS encoding site-specific integrase gives MASFQQYDTKKEGKMWLYKLVTGTDANGKQKHTTRRGFATKKEAQKHAAAFQTDLARGLAVAEVRKDTLAEFCTECLEKTFKHNLKSGTLLRQRGFLKYIVEHIGGMKVQKITPKDINNFYNDLLEGDEEKGRAPLGAGTVRGVGMFLSKCMKQAVDFEMRPSNPCDKVKKPSYKPKPRAIWSAEQFLHFLESSKDSRLHPLYMIALLTGLRFGEVTSLTWDDVNFDEQTITVSKTTARTENTIFLQEETKTGKNRAVTMSETLARYLKRYKLKQKPNPLGLVVATERGKIMHNASARNTFVRDVEAAGLPLIVMHAMRHSHLTDLLLSGEAVAVVSQRAGHSSPSITMGVYAHALPSSQRTLADKMEERYKLNL, from the coding sequence ATGGCATCATTCCAGCAATACGACACGAAGAAAGAAGGCAAGATGTGGCTCTATAAGCTAGTGACGGGCACCGACGCAAACGGCAAGCAGAAGCACACGACGCGCCGAGGCTTTGCGACTAAGAAAGAAGCACAGAAGCATGCGGCGGCCTTCCAGACCGACCTTGCACGCGGCCTAGCTGTTGCAGAGGTGCGCAAGGATACGCTGGCCGAGTTCTGCACGGAATGCCTTGAGAAGACATTCAAGCATAACTTAAAGTCAGGCACGCTTCTCAGACAGCGCGGATTCTTGAAGTACATTGTGGAGCATATCGGCGGCATGAAAGTCCAGAAGATCACGCCGAAGGACATAAACAACTTTTACAACGATTTGCTCGAAGGCGACGAAGAGAAAGGCAGAGCACCGCTAGGCGCTGGCACCGTGCGCGGCGTCGGCATGTTTCTCAGCAAGTGTATGAAGCAAGCCGTTGACTTCGAGATGCGGCCCAGCAATCCCTGTGACAAAGTCAAGAAGCCGAGCTATAAGCCGAAGCCAAGAGCCATTTGGAGCGCGGAGCAATTCCTTCACTTTCTTGAATCCAGCAAAGACAGCCGCCTCCACCCGCTCTATATGATCGCCCTTCTCACGGGCCTGCGCTTTGGTGAAGTCACGAGCTTGACATGGGACGACGTCAACTTTGACGAGCAGACCATAACCGTGAGCAAGACAACGGCTCGCACCGAAAACACGATCTTTCTCCAAGAGGAAACGAAGACGGGCAAGAACCGCGCCGTCACCATGTCCGAGACGCTGGCCCGTTACCTCAAGCGCTACAAGCTCAAGCAGAAGCCTAACCCGCTCGGGCTGGTGGTCGCCACAGAGCGCGGCAAGATCATGCACAATGCCAGCGCCCGCAATACGTTCGTGCGGGACGTCGAGGCCGCTGGACTACCGCTCATCGTCATGCACGCCATGCGGCACAGTCATTTAACCGATCTCCTACTCTCCGGCGAAGCGGTCGCGGTCGTGAGCCAGCGGGCGGGCCATAGCTCGCCGTCCATCACCATGGGTGTATATGCGCACGCTCTGCCGTCCAGCCAGCGCACGCTTGCCGACAAGATGGAAGAGCGTTATAAACTCAATCTGTAA
- a CDS encoding CD3324 family protein → MNYKNGKDVLPPNLLKELQSYIQGELLYIPKPHNERAAWGEKSGSRIMIKRRNDEIFQHYVTGSSVQELERQYHLSSESIRKIIMKTRSASAIKVQSEYDAAQARI, encoded by the coding sequence TTGAACTACAAAAATGGAAAAGATGTGCTTCCCCCTAATCTGCTGAAAGAGCTCCAAAGCTACATCCAAGGGGAGCTGCTGTATATCCCGAAGCCGCACAACGAACGTGCCGCATGGGGAGAGAAGAGTGGATCCCGCATTATGATCAAGCGGCGGAATGATGAGATCTTTCAGCACTATGTGACTGGAAGCTCCGTGCAGGAGCTTGAGCGGCAATATCATTTGTCCAGTGAAAGCATCCGGAAGATCATTATGAAGACGCGAAGCGCAAGTGCGATAAAGGTACAAAGCGAATACGATGCTGCACAGGCACGTATATGA
- a CDS encoding DUF3987 domain-containing protein, with the protein MSSIPPIKLTEDDILYTAERMPLPITAMPKKLAKFVATVSKALRCPPDYVLAGALASCSIGIGATRKLELRQDWQEQANLFIGIVAPPSTKKTPLMKFTMKPVWSTDEYNERVYQDKLKAYSIQMKEREEALEWNKRNPKKEPKPVAAEEPVAPTETILEVSDITTEALYDIFIENPRGVIGVHDELTSLFDSQGQYKGGKGGDAQFYMSAHSGVLQPRGRKDKRTRRKECFLTLIGNITPDKLTERYKNRPLDGEIDRFLLLYPREPKAEMVQVDDTPVVTPEAKSYYSHLFESMYKMNFEGKDENGKPLAKIIKLNREAAMIFNYYEGNLLSLMQEPDVPAFMRGVYGKLIGYTGRLALILHYIRLYSGEAVQEDTLDAETMNMALHLVQYFKSHAEFVHKAVRVSDDDAVKKKAMLHIRDRGTEGQETISANGSAKGTTMAIKDLYDALNVPKKKVMPVLGELIAEGWGMYVKIPFKDRKRMREGFMLFDQQIEQDTGEVYEEMASARGW; encoded by the coding sequence ATGAGTAGTATACCACCAATCAAGTTAACTGAAGACGACATATTGTATACCGCCGAACGAATGCCGTTACCTATCACCGCCATGCCGAAGAAGTTGGCGAAATTCGTTGCAACTGTATCGAAGGCGTTACGGTGTCCACCAGACTACGTTCTTGCAGGCGCTTTGGCTTCTTGTAGCATTGGCATCGGGGCTACCCGTAAACTTGAACTCCGTCAAGATTGGCAGGAGCAAGCGAACTTGTTCATAGGTATCGTGGCACCACCTTCGACGAAGAAAACGCCACTTATGAAATTCACGATGAAACCAGTATGGAGCACCGACGAGTACAACGAGCGCGTTTATCAAGATAAGCTGAAAGCGTACAGCATCCAGATGAAAGAGCGCGAGGAAGCGCTTGAATGGAACAAGCGTAACCCGAAGAAGGAACCGAAGCCCGTGGCCGCAGAAGAGCCAGTCGCGCCGACAGAAACGATTTTAGAAGTCAGCGACATTACTACCGAAGCGCTTTATGACATTTTTATCGAGAACCCGCGCGGCGTAATAGGCGTCCACGACGAGTTAACCAGTTTATTCGATTCACAAGGGCAATACAAAGGCGGTAAAGGCGGCGATGCTCAATTCTACATGTCCGCGCACAGCGGCGTTCTGCAACCAAGAGGACGCAAGGACAAGCGAACTCGACGCAAAGAGTGCTTTCTAACGCTAATCGGCAACATTACGCCGGACAAGTTGACTGAACGCTACAAAAACAGGCCGTTAGATGGCGAAATCGACCGTTTTCTTCTCCTATATCCGAGGGAACCAAAAGCAGAAATGGTTCAAGTCGATGATACGCCAGTTGTAACGCCGGAAGCCAAGTCGTACTATTCGCACCTATTCGAATCTATGTACAAGATGAATTTTGAAGGCAAAGACGAGAACGGCAAGCCGCTGGCGAAGATTATTAAACTAAATCGCGAAGCAGCTATGATTTTCAATTACTACGAAGGTAATCTCCTTTCCTTGATGCAAGAGCCAGATGTGCCCGCGTTTATGCGCGGCGTGTACGGCAAGCTTATCGGCTACACTGGACGGCTGGCGCTTATTCTGCATTATATCCGGCTGTACAGCGGTGAAGCCGTTCAAGAGGACACGCTGGATGCGGAGACAATGAATATGGCGCTCCATCTTGTGCAATATTTCAAGAGCCATGCGGAGTTTGTGCATAAAGCGGTGCGTGTCAGCGACGACGACGCGGTAAAGAAGAAGGCCATGCTCCACATTCGAGATCGCGGCACAGAAGGACAAGAGACCATTAGTGCAAACGGCAGTGCCAAGGGTACGACAATGGCGATTAAAGATTTGTACGACGCCTTGAACGTGCCGAAGAAGAAAGTTATGCCCGTACTGGGCGAACTGATCGCGGAAGGCTGGGGCATGTATGTGAAAATCCCCTTTAAGGACAGAAAGCGTATGCGAGAGGGATTTATGCTCTTTGACCAACAAATCGAGCAGGACACAGGCGAAGTGTATGAAGAAATGGCGAGCGCTAGAGGATGGTGA
- a CDS encoding class I SAM-dependent rRNA methyltransferase yields MELERAKAILQRDRKKRLEAGHPWVFASEINRVEGEATPGDLVDLVTHQGRYLATGYWNPRSQITVRIVSYKPIASMDKAFFVERFSQCAQHRSRFVEGNDCRLVYGEADFLPGLIVDRFGGVLVVQLLTLGMDARRDEIIAALVEVFAPQGIYERSDVSVRELEGLEQRTGVLYGDCPRIVEIIENGLKMEVDIVEGQKTGYFFDQRENRASIAPLMLGWGARSGIKLAPLPTDGAAEAKAAQSDDTGTLATLNEEKLVPVNANGKVVTFPFWDGATVLECFAHTGSFTLHACKYGAKKVTCLDVSEHAIDTARSNVIRNGFEDRVEFVVADAFEYLRKQVKGIEERHDRAAGKSDTSKPLSDAGRKWDVVILDPPAFTKSRSAIEGAVRGYKDINLHGLKLVNEGGYLVTASCSYHMRPDLFLETIQAAAIDAGKTIRLIEWRAAGKDHPQIVGVNEGHYLKFGIFEVRSR; encoded by the coding sequence ATGGAATTGGAACGGGCAAAAGCGATATTACAGCGTGATCGCAAAAAAAGATTGGAAGCCGGTCACCCCTGGGTGTTCGCAAGCGAGATTAATCGGGTGGAAGGCGAAGCAACGCCAGGCGATTTGGTTGACCTCGTAACTCATCAAGGACGCTATCTGGCGACAGGTTACTGGAACCCGCGCTCGCAAATTACAGTACGCATCGTCTCTTACAAACCTATCGCGTCGATGGACAAAGCGTTCTTCGTTGAACGCTTCAGCCAGTGCGCGCAGCACCGCAGTCGGTTCGTAGAAGGCAATGATTGCCGTCTGGTGTACGGAGAGGCGGATTTCTTGCCAGGTCTCATCGTTGATCGCTTCGGCGGCGTACTCGTCGTCCAGCTGCTTACACTCGGAATGGACGCGCGCCGTGATGAAATCATTGCCGCGCTTGTCGAAGTGTTTGCGCCGCAAGGGATTTATGAGCGCAGCGACGTGTCGGTGCGAGAGCTGGAAGGGTTGGAGCAGCGGACAGGCGTCCTCTATGGCGATTGCCCGAGAATTGTGGAGATCATCGAGAACGGATTGAAGATGGAAGTCGATATCGTGGAAGGGCAGAAGACCGGCTATTTCTTCGACCAACGCGAGAACCGGGCTTCAATTGCACCGCTTATGCTCGGCTGGGGTGCGCGCAGCGGCATTAAGCTGGCGCCGTTGCCAACAGATGGTGCAGCAGAGGCGAAAGCCGCGCAATCGGATGATACCGGCACGCTCGCAACACTAAACGAAGAGAAGCTCGTCCCCGTCAATGCGAATGGCAAAGTCGTCACGTTCCCGTTCTGGGACGGCGCGACGGTGCTGGAATGTTTTGCGCATACGGGCAGCTTCACGCTACACGCATGTAAGTATGGTGCGAAGAAGGTAACTTGCTTGGACGTCTCCGAGCATGCAATCGATACGGCTCGCAGCAACGTCATCCGTAATGGGTTCGAAGATCGGGTTGAATTCGTCGTAGCGGATGCATTCGAGTACCTGCGCAAGCAAGTGAAGGGAATCGAGGAGCGCCATGATCGCGCGGCAGGCAAAAGCGATACATCGAAGCCGTTGAGTGATGCTGGCCGCAAGTGGGACGTTGTTATCCTTGATCCGCCAGCTTTCACGAAGTCGAGAAGCGCGATTGAAGGCGCGGTCAGAGGCTACAAGGACATTAACTTGCATGGGCTTAAGCTCGTTAATGAAGGCGGCTATCTCGTAACCGCGAGCTGCTCCTATCATATGCGTCCCGACTTGTTCCTTGAGACGATTCAAGCAGCAGCAATCGACGCAGGCAAGACGATCCGTCTCATTGAATGGCGCGCTGCCGGCAAGGATCATCCGCAGATCGTCGGCGTGAACGAGGGCCATTATTTGAAGTTTGGCATATTTGAAGTGCGCAGCCGCTAG
- the mtaB gene encoding tRNA (N(6)-L-threonylcarbamoyladenosine(37)-C(2))-methylthiotransferase MtaB, with protein MPSVAFYTLGCKVNFYDTEAVWQLFKNEGYEQVDFETTTADVYLINTCTVTNTGDKKSRQIIRRAIRRNPDAIIAVTGCYAQTSPAEILAIEGVDLVIGTQDRDKLMTYISDLHQERKPVNAVRNIMKTREFEELDVPDFAERTRAFLKIQEGCNNFCTFCIIPWSRGLSRSRDPQSVLNQARQLVEAGYKEIVLTGIHTGGYGDDMENYKLSDLIWDLDKIDGLERIRISSIEASQIDEDMIDVLNRSSKMCRHLHIPLQAGDTGVLKRMRRKYTTEEFAEKIKLLHEAMPGVAITTDVIVGFPGETDEMFENGFKFMEEMNFAEMHVFPYSKRTGTPAARMEDQIDDEVKNERVHKLIDLSERMQLEYAKKYVGEVLDIIPEREHKGSEGSGLIMGYSDNYIQVVFEGSVDLVGELCRVKITEAGVNECRGQLVRVLDAKTAPAVMPQALQA; from the coding sequence ATGCCATCAGTTGCTTTTTACACACTTGGATGCAAAGTTAACTTTTATGATACAGAAGCAGTTTGGCAGCTGTTTAAGAATGAAGGCTACGAGCAGGTCGACTTCGAAACGACGACAGCTGACGTTTATTTGATCAACACTTGTACGGTTACGAATACGGGGGATAAGAAGAGCAGACAGATTATCCGCCGTGCGATTCGTCGCAACCCTGATGCAATTATCGCGGTTACAGGCTGCTACGCGCAGACATCGCCTGCCGAGATTCTTGCAATTGAAGGCGTTGACCTTGTTATCGGAACACAGGACCGAGACAAGCTGATGACGTACATCTCGGACCTGCACCAAGAGCGCAAACCGGTGAACGCCGTTCGCAACATAATGAAGACGCGGGAGTTCGAGGAGCTCGACGTGCCTGATTTTGCAGAGCGCACGCGTGCATTCCTGAAGATTCAAGAAGGCTGCAACAACTTCTGTACCTTCTGCATTATTCCATGGTCGCGCGGGTTATCCCGCAGCCGTGATCCGCAAAGTGTACTGAACCAGGCGCGCCAGCTCGTGGAAGCGGGCTATAAGGAAATCGTCCTGACAGGCATTCATACCGGCGGTTATGGTGATGATATGGAGAACTACAAATTGTCGGATCTGATTTGGGATCTCGATAAGATCGACGGTCTAGAGCGCATTCGCATCAGCTCCATTGAAGCGAGTCAGATCGATGAAGATATGATCGACGTTCTGAACCGTTCGAGCAAAATGTGCCGTCATCTCCATATTCCGCTGCAAGCGGGCGATACCGGTGTGCTGAAGCGTATGCGCAGAAAGTACACAACCGAGGAGTTCGCGGAGAAAATCAAGCTGCTGCACGAGGCGATGCCTGGCGTAGCGATTACGACTGACGTTATCGTCGGCTTCCCAGGCGAGACGGATGAAATGTTCGAGAACGGCTTCAAATTCATGGAAGAAATGAATTTTGCCGAGATGCATGTATTCCCGTATTCCAAGCGTACAGGTACGCCTGCAGCGCGTATGGAAGATCAGATTGATGATGAAGTGAAGAACGAGCGCGTTCATAAGCTGATTGATCTCTCCGAGCGGATGCAGCTTGAATATGCGAAGAAGTATGTCGGTGAAGTGCTAGATATCATTCCGGAGCGCGAGCATAAGGGCTCTGAAGGTTCCGGTCTCATCATGGGCTACTCGGATAACTACATTCAAGTGGTGTTCGAAGGTTCCGTAGATCTGGTCGGCGAGCTATGCCGTGTGAAAATTACGGAGGCTGGCGTCAACGAGTGCCGAGGTCAGCTCGTACGCGTCCTTGATGCGAAGACAGCACCTGCTGTTATGCCGCAAGCGTTGCAGGCGTAA
- a CDS encoding NUDIX hydrolase, translated as MKEISAGGVVFRKHEGALQIQLIQDRYGKISLPKGKMEAGETVEQTALREIVEETGMEGVIIAPIDQIKYKYNHESKGLVDKEVHYYLVEAVGGKLQAQVEEIRGVEWFEPSEAWRRQKQSGYNNNDRIVAGALRLLGISV; from the coding sequence ATGAAAGAAATCTCAGCAGGTGGAGTTGTGTTCCGCAAGCATGAAGGTGCGCTGCAGATTCAGTTGATTCAGGATCGCTATGGCAAAATCTCGTTGCCCAAGGGCAAAATGGAAGCCGGCGAAACAGTCGAGCAGACCGCGCTGCGTGAAATTGTAGAAGAGACGGGCATGGAAGGCGTCATTATTGCGCCGATTGACCAGATTAAATACAAATACAATCACGAATCTAAAGGGCTTGTAGATAAAGAGGTTCATTATTATCTCGTGGAAGCAGTCGGCGGCAAGCTGCAGGCACAGGTCGAGGAAATTCGCGGTGTGGAATGGTTCGAGCCATCCGAGGCTTGGAGACGGCAGAAGCAGTCCGGTTATAACAACAATGACCGAATTGTAGCCGGAGCGCTGAGGCTGCTGGGGATTAGTGTGTAA
- a CDS encoding FAD-dependent monooxygenase, whose protein sequence is MTKNILISGASFAGLSTAYWMKKLGYNVTIVEIADGLKRGGTPVNIRGNTIGIVKRMGLFDQIESNRITMEVMEFKNSDDVTLRSDYIQNESEEQAEDEYEIERNVLLNIMFEAVKDDVEIIFGDCIVSLTEESNAVDVVFKGGQTRSFDLVFGCDGIHSAVRKHWFGEETEFSHFLKTYFSITIVDKLLIRENTTQMYNEPGKAVFLNAYNNKTDIVLCFYSETEIPYDYRNEEQQRNIILNQVAGLGWRTPELLEEVQNSKTFYFDKLCQMKMPSWTKGRVALVGDAGYCASPAAGMGGSLAIDGAAALADAFHKCHGDFELAFQEYNKSFRPFIEEVQASAAKFGVEFLVPRTEEAIRERNSQPLPEIGDDQSPLA, encoded by the coding sequence ATGACAAAAAACATACTCATTAGCGGAGCGAGCTTCGCCGGTCTCTCAACAGCCTACTGGATGAAGAAGTTGGGTTATAACGTGACGATTGTAGAAATTGCAGACGGTCTCAAAAGAGGCGGCACACCAGTAAATATTCGCGGAAATACGATCGGCATCGTGAAACGCATGGGGCTGTTCGACCAAATCGAATCGAACCGAATAACCATGGAAGTGATGGAATTCAAAAATTCCGATGATGTCACTTTAAGATCGGACTACATTCAAAATGAAAGTGAGGAGCAAGCAGAAGATGAATACGAAATTGAGCGAAATGTATTATTGAATATCATGTTCGAGGCTGTCAAAGACGATGTCGAGATTATTTTCGGCGATTGTATCGTATCGTTAACGGAAGAAAGTAACGCTGTAGACGTCGTTTTCAAAGGAGGTCAAACGCGCTCGTTTGACCTGGTATTTGGCTGCGATGGCATTCATTCGGCCGTCAGAAAACATTGGTTCGGTGAGGAAACGGAGTTTTCGCATTTCCTTAAAACTTACTTCTCTATCACGATCGTGGATAAGTTGTTGATCCGGGAGAATACGACACAGATGTACAATGAACCGGGCAAGGCGGTCTTTCTAAACGCCTACAACAATAAAACGGATATTGTCCTCTGCTTCTACTCGGAGACAGAAATTCCTTACGACTACCGAAACGAAGAACAGCAGCGGAACATAATTTTGAATCAGGTTGCTGGACTAGGCTGGCGAACGCCGGAATTGTTGGAAGAAGTGCAGAACTCGAAAACCTTTTACTTTGACAAGCTGTGCCAAATGAAAATGCCATCGTGGACTAAAGGCAGGGTAGCGCTGGTTGGTGATGCTGGATACTGCGCCTCTCCGGCTGCTGGCATGGGTGGATCGCTGGCAATAGATGGGGCAGCCGCCTTGGCTGATGCTTTCCACAAATGCCACGGCGATTTTGAACTTGCGTTCCAAGAATACAATAAGAGTTTCCGTCCTTTCATCGAAGAAGTGCAAGCGAGCGCGGCAAAGTTTGGCGTAGAGTTTCTGGTCCCACGAACAGAAGAAGCCATTCGCGAAAGAAATTCACAACCACTACCTGAAATCGGAGATGACCAGTCTCCCTTAGCGTGA
- a CDS encoding helix-turn-helix domain-containing protein, which produces MGNKVKRNIEDCDFLTAEMISEHLHLTRRTVYEFMTSGQLPTYKIGAARRVTKADYYAWLETFRDNRKEA; this is translated from the coding sequence ATGGGAAATAAGGTGAAGCGAAATATCGAGGATTGTGATTTTCTCACAGCCGAAATGATCTCCGAGCATTTGCACCTGACTCGGCGCACCGTGTACGAGTTTATGACTTCCGGCCAATTGCCGACATATAAGATCGGCGCGGCAAGGCGCGTCACGAAAGCGGACTATTACGCTTGGCTCGAAACATTTCGGGATAATCGGAAGGAAGCGTAG
- a CDS encoding helix-turn-helix domain-containing protein, which produces MSEQPKRRGRPPKLYKNELNVDVQAKMCKLLREGHYIEPAAALCGVDRNTVYKWLKAGARGEDELYMAFHAAVERATAEAEQNALGVIRHAGKTQWQAAAWYLERRHPFKWGKRTQVDANVTSTEVQWQVEEEQVAAIEQRLMDDPECAELLEQLYIRSHAKPVFDKSHLEIPTL; this is translated from the coding sequence ATGTCAGAGCAACCAAAACGACGCGGACGGCCGCCGAAGCTGTACAAGAACGAGCTTAATGTGGATGTGCAAGCCAAGATGTGCAAGCTTCTGCGTGAGGGCCACTACATCGAGCCAGCGGCGGCCTTGTGCGGCGTTGATCGGAATACCGTGTACAAGTGGCTAAAAGCAGGCGCTCGCGGCGAGGACGAGCTTTACATGGCCTTCCATGCCGCCGTTGAACGGGCAACCGCCGAGGCCGAGCAGAACGCGTTGGGCGTTATCCGGCATGCTGGGAAAACCCAATGGCAGGCCGCCGCGTGGTATCTGGAACGCCGCCACCCTTTCAAATGGGGCAAACGGACACAGGTTGACGCGAACGTTACGAGCACCGAGGTTCAATGGCAAGTCGAAGAGGAACAAGTGGCCGCAATCGAGCAACGTTTGATGGACGACCCCGAATGCGCCGAACTTCTCGAACAGTTGTATATACGCTCGCACGCCAAGCCCGTTTTCGACAAGTCTCACCTTGAAATTCCTACTTTGTAG
- a CDS encoding RsmE family RNA methyltransferase: protein MQRYFVTPEQLQDNRVVLTGDDAHHVVRVMRMEAGDSIIVSDGQSRVAEAVIRVLSPGNVEAEVSEWLQDSSEPLWSITVAQSLPKGDKMEIVIQKGTEIGAVSFVPFESQRMIVQYDGKKEAKRLERWGKIAKEAAEQAHRSRIPAIEAVASWKELIALIKTYDLALFCYEKEGGCLGLRDAISAQRARQGWGSEERSILLIVGPEGGFTEREAGEAEEAGAVVVGLGKRILRTETAAMVGLACLMYESGEMGGV, encoded by the coding sequence GCCCATCACGTTGTACGTGTGATGCGGATGGAAGCAGGAGATAGCATCATTGTGAGTGACGGACAGTCGCGAGTCGCTGAAGCGGTCATTCGCGTGCTCTCGCCGGGCAATGTAGAGGCCGAAGTATCGGAGTGGCTGCAGGATAGCAGCGAGCCGCTTTGGTCCATAACCGTCGCACAAAGCTTGCCTAAGGGCGATAAAATGGAAATTGTCATTCAGAAGGGAACCGAAATCGGCGCAGTCAGCTTCGTGCCGTTCGAGTCTCAGCGGATGATTGTTCAATATGATGGGAAGAAGGAAGCCAAACGTCTGGAGCGTTGGGGCAAAATCGCAAAGGAAGCGGCGGAGCAGGCACATCGCAGCCGGATTCCAGCCATTGAGGCAGTAGCTTCGTGGAAAGAGCTGATTGCGCTTATCAAGACTTACGATTTGGCCTTGTTCTGTTACGAGAAGGAAGGCGGCTGCCTCGGCTTGCGGGATGCAATATCCGCGCAGCGGGCACGTCAAGGCTGGGGCAGCGAGGAGCGCAGCATACTGCTCATCGTTGGACCTGAAGGCGGCTTCACCGAGCGTGAAGCTGGCGAAGCAGAGGAAGCCGGCGCAGTGGTTGTCGGCTTAGGCAAGCGAATCTTACGCACGGAAACGGCTGCGATGGTTGGACTCGCCTGCCTCATGTATGAATCCGGAGAAATGGGAGGCGTTTAA